A region from the Lentisphaera profundi genome encodes:
- a CDS encoding DUF4962 domain-containing protein gives MINTKIKSSILMATAMFLSAPQVLRAELPGEIKLSKDAIHPLQRTSISPSDGVLISENTPSFLWPANYENDVEFENIAGALYPTRKHDVKYAFKLSQSKHFPEGSISKAKGWAFYNQLKPLAAGKWYWQYGTSIKGGDYKWSPVHEFTIAEQSASYAKASFEELLSGIPKEHPRLLDQSSELQKIQSLYKQHPDRVASYLTKAKKIVKKSLPEEKDAAVDPKKLIGLSERGQYVMKVNSSKDLANKMSDEIGQVVHAWLLTGDKKFGRSAVAWGLRTASFDHHGPAGFSHFADGRHMRNMALVYDSCYALLTDDQKKILQKAISVRAESLYNEWVNGLENITNSGHVWQQIHMYFLLSSVAIVHDVPEAKKWLEYAYGIFIARAPALSDKSDGAWANGTSYMSANQFSLLVNSIVLSKMTSYNYLENPWFKNNAWYMLYAIPAKGTMPGFADSYEKYSGTAKSIQLKILGYLAKSETMPQAAWYVKQALNQNKSLKQKVYRGNGDYLDWQIKVDKLKNTAALKVNESMDFLNSRCFKEVGIVAAHDNLKDVSKGNSLYFKSGPFGSVCNHAFSANNSFNLAVAGKKLFYATGYRNVDDFYGKTSGSNSVLIDGKEQLRGGVAYGWIARFIGGNKLSYSLGDASNAYKGSSNRMVKILNPEVADYVDHGLKRFRRHVVSLGVGLYVIYDELEADHAAEWSWLLNSRGVPIKPYGATSVRVDQETMKSQVDVYSGVDFKINVARHQPVASVDYLANTKGTPHFEKQYRVVARNKSKQEKIRFMAIIQAGPKGFELVTPQVISSNQWKLNNWLIKAELDAEKPANLQLINDSKSSALSAHGQAFELNGKYMSHQLAGSSLVIENGKRLEEVVDSLPKAAR, from the coding sequence ATGATAAATACAAAAATAAAAAGCTCAATATTAATGGCTACGGCTATGTTTTTAAGTGCGCCTCAAGTGCTTAGAGCAGAATTACCAGGCGAAATTAAATTAAGTAAAGATGCCATACACCCACTTCAGCGCACTAGCATAAGTCCGAGCGATGGTGTGTTGATTAGCGAGAATACCCCGAGTTTTTTATGGCCCGCAAATTATGAAAATGATGTGGAATTTGAAAATATTGCGGGTGCCCTTTATCCGACACGTAAGCATGATGTTAAGTACGCATTTAAACTCTCTCAATCAAAACATTTTCCAGAGGGATCCATATCAAAAGCTAAGGGCTGGGCTTTTTATAATCAACTTAAACCCTTGGCAGCAGGTAAGTGGTATTGGCAGTATGGCACATCGATCAAGGGGGGCGATTATAAGTGGTCTCCGGTTCATGAATTTACAATTGCGGAGCAGAGTGCAAGTTATGCAAAGGCAAGTTTTGAAGAGCTCTTATCAGGTATACCCAAGGAACACCCAAGGCTCTTAGATCAAAGTTCTGAATTACAAAAAATACAGTCACTTTATAAGCAACACCCCGATCGTGTAGCCAGTTACCTTACTAAGGCTAAGAAGATTGTAAAAAAGTCGCTTCCTGAAGAAAAGGATGCTGCAGTTGATCCTAAAAAATTAATCGGGCTCAGCGAAAGAGGTCAATATGTGATGAAGGTGAATAGTTCAAAAGACTTAGCTAATAAAATGAGCGATGAGATAGGGCAGGTGGTGCATGCCTGGTTATTGACTGGAGATAAGAAGTTCGGTCGTAGTGCCGTTGCCTGGGGCTTGCGCACTGCGAGCTTTGATCATCATGGTCCCGCGGGTTTTAGTCACTTTGCGGATGGTCGTCATATGCGCAATATGGCTTTGGTTTATGATTCTTGTTATGCTTTACTCACCGACGACCAAAAGAAGATTTTACAAAAAGCTATTTCTGTACGAGCTGAAAGTTTGTATAATGAGTGGGTCAATGGCTTAGAAAATATTACCAATAGTGGACACGTCTGGCAGCAAATTCACATGTATTTTTTATTGTCCTCAGTGGCTATAGTCCATGATGTACCCGAGGCCAAGAAGTGGCTCGAATATGCCTATGGCATCTTTATCGCGCGGGCTCCAGCTTTGAGTGATAAATCAGATGGTGCCTGGGCCAATGGAACGAGTTATATGTCGGCGAATCAGTTTAGTCTTTTAGTCAATTCGATCGTCTTGTCCAAAATGACGAGCTACAACTATCTCGAGAATCCCTGGTTTAAAAATAACGCCTGGTACATGCTGTACGCAATTCCCGCAAAAGGCACCATGCCGGGATTTGCAGATAGCTATGAAAAGTATTCCGGCACAGCAAAATCGATACAACTTAAAATTCTGGGTTATTTAGCGAAATCAGAGACTATGCCTCAGGCCGCTTGGTATGTGAAGCAAGCGCTGAATCAAAACAAATCATTGAAGCAAAAAGTTTATCGCGGCAATGGTGATTACCTCGATTGGCAGATCAAAGTTGATAAACTAAAGAATACAGCAGCTTTAAAAGTGAATGAGTCAATGGATTTTTTAAACTCTAGGTGCTTCAAAGAAGTGGGAATTGTGGCGGCTCACGATAATCTAAAGGATGTCTCCAAAGGAAATTCACTCTACTTTAAATCGGGTCCTTTTGGTTCGGTGTGTAATCATGCTTTTTCAGCTAATAATAGTTTTAATTTAGCTGTGGCGGGGAAAAAATTGTTTTATGCAACGGGTTACCGCAACGTGGATGACTTCTATGGTAAAACCTCGGGCTCAAACTCGGTTCTTATCGATGGTAAAGAGCAATTGCGCGGTGGCGTAGCTTATGGCTGGATAGCACGCTTTATTGGCGGAAATAAACTCAGCTATTCACTTGGTGATGCAAGTAATGCATACAAGGGTAGTTCGAATCGTATGGTAAAGATTTTAAATCCGGAAGTCGCGGATTATGTCGATCACGGCTTAAAACGCTTCCGTCGTCATGTTGTGTCCTTAGGTGTTGGACTCTATGTTATTTATGATGAACTAGAAGCGGATCATGCGGCTGAGTGGAGCTGGCTCCTAAATTCCCGAGGTGTACCAATAAAACCTTATGGTGCAACTTCAGTTCGTGTTGATCAAGAAACTATGAAAAGCCAGGTGGATGTTTACTCAGGAGTTGATTTCAAGATTAATGTCGCTAGGCATCAGCCGGTGGCTTCAGTTGATTATCTTGCGAATACAAAGGGCACGCCGCATTTTGAAAAGCAATATCGAGTGGTAGCAAGAAATAAATCAAAGCAAGAAAAGATTCGTTTTATGGCGATCATTCAAGCGGGACCTAAGGGCTTTGAATTAGTCACACCGCAAGTAATCTCCAGTAATCAATGGAAGTTAAATAATTGGCTTATTAAAGCAGAACTCGATGCGGAAAAGCCTGCGAATTTACAGCTCATCAATGACTCCAAATCAAGTGCGCTTTCCGCACATGGCCAAGCTTTTGAACTCAATGGCAAATACATGAGTCATCAACTTGCCGGGAGCTCCTTAGTGATTGAAAATGGCAAGCGACTCGAGGAAGTCGTGGATTCACTACCCAAAGCTGCCCGCTAA
- a CDS encoding RNA polymerase sigma factor, giving the protein MSDWITNVTLLQRVKNQHDDQSWEEFNEYYRPYIYMITKGLNMQHDDAKEITQLIMIKIWKNLPKFDYDPDKGYFRGWLRTVTVNMVRNYIASKAFKQESLESIQESNESLPDLDRDFSKSEIERIADEEWEVYICRLAWDNVKENFEENAQEVYRLLSEGKECDVIGEQLGIKRNTVYVYRKRIQEKLYREIRRLNHELG; this is encoded by the coding sequence ATGTCTGATTGGATCACCAACGTAACCCTTTTGCAGCGTGTTAAAAATCAACATGACGATCAGTCATGGGAAGAGTTTAATGAATATTATAGGCCCTATATCTATATGATTACGAAGGGCTTAAATATGCAGCACGATGATGCGAAAGAAATTACTCAGTTGATCATGATCAAAATTTGGAAGAATCTTCCTAAGTTCGATTACGATCCTGATAAAGGCTATTTTCGGGGATGGTTACGTACGGTTACAGTCAATATGGTCAGAAACTATATTGCCTCAAAGGCCTTCAAACAGGAGTCGCTTGAAAGTATTCAAGAATCAAATGAATCCCTACCTGATTTAGATCGAGATTTTTCAAAATCTGAAATAGAGCGAATTGCTGACGAGGAATGGGAAGTTTATATCTGTCGCCTGGCATGGGATAATGTAAAAGAAAACTTTGAGGAAAATGCCCAAGAAGTTTATCGATTATTATCCGAGGGTAAGGAATGCGATGTCATTGGTGAGCAATTGGGAATAAAACGCAATACAGTTTATGTCTATCGCAAGAGGATTCAAGAAAAACTCTACCGTGAAATTCGTCGTTTAAATCACGAGTTGGGCTAA
- a CDS encoding type II secretion system protein, producing MKKINKKFTLIELLVLIAIIGILASFLLPVLSKARKTSRMTVCISQYKQIGLGMFQYVTDSNDILPGDLRYGSNAQYRDDSDKLSGRLAIYMGEAAPSNTYVNNASFLCPSFTKTLTGVSEGVAIQGRTAGTYTDTDGSSRQYFGYTNSYSSVSLNSVLEPSSTVAHFETDDVYEPGKAGGNISVDVRHGYKGFGALRVQLYFDGRVKVLVQRLEL from the coding sequence ATGAAAAAAATAAACAAAAAATTCACGCTCATTGAGCTCTTAGTCCTTATTGCCATAATTGGCATCCTCGCCTCGTTTCTGCTTCCGGTTTTAAGTAAAGCGAGAAAAACGAGTCGTATGACGGTCTGTATATCTCAGTACAAACAAATTGGCTTAGGCATGTTCCAATATGTTACGGATTCCAATGATATCTTGCCAGGTGACCTGCGCTACGGCAGCAATGCTCAATATAGAGATGATTCGGATAAGCTCTCTGGTCGCTTAGCCATTTATATGGGAGAAGCTGCGCCCTCTAATACCTATGTGAATAATGCTTCATTCCTTTGCCCGAGTTTCACGAAAACCCTTACTGGCGTAAGTGAAGGTGTTGCTATTCAAGGAAGAACTGCGGGAACTTATACCGATACAGATGGTAGCTCACGTCAATATTTCGGCTATACAAACTCCTATTCATCCGTAAGTCTTAACTCCGTTCTAGAACCGTCTTCAACAGTTGCACATTTTGAAACAGATGATGTCTATGAGCCAGGGAAAGCTGGAGGCAATATTTCTGTCGATGTAAGACATGGTTACAAAGGCTTTGGTGCTTTAAGGGTACAACTCTACTTTGATGGTCGTGTCAAAGTCTTGGTTCAGCGGCTCGAACTTTAG